Below is a genomic region from Streptomyces sp. NBC_00461.
CCTTCGCTCGCCGGAACCCCCGCAACCGGAAGCCGTACCTTCGCTTCCTTGCAGCGCGGCTGCCCAGCGGCGGTTCCCTGAAACACGGGGCCGAAAACGGAAACCGATCAGAAGAGGCTTGTTTTAGTCGTCTTCGATCCTATTCGATCAGATCTGAACCGGGTAGGTGACCGTCCACTATCACCTGCGGCTGGTCGGGGGGCGCTCATTGCGACAAAGGGGCGTGCACTGTCAGACGTGCCGACTACATTCGATGAGACGGTGGACGCAGACTGGGCCGAGGCACGGGCAGGGGTGAGGGAGCCGGATGGCGAAGAAGGACACACCGCCCCGCTGGGACCGCAGGATGCAGCAGCGACTCGCACGCGGTGAGGCGGCCGCCCTCGGCGAGCTCTACGACCGGTTCGCCTCGCTCGTGCACGGCCTCGCCCACCGCGTCCTCGGCGACGAGCGCGCGGCCGACGGCATCACCCGCGACGTCTTCGCTCACGTCTGGGAGCACCCCGAGGCGTACGACCCCCGGACGGGTCCCCTGCGGTCCTGGGTCGCCACGCTGACGCACCGCCTCGCCGTGCAGCGACTGCGGGCCACCGAGACCGCCGCCCTGGCCCAGGGCTCGGGCGGTTCCGCCGAGGACCTGGAGCGAAGGGTGCGCCGCGCCTCGGTCGCCGCCCGCGCCGACTACATCGTGCAGTCCATGCCCGTCCCGCTGCGGGCCGCCCTGGAGCTGGCCTACTTCCAGCGCCGCGACTACCGCCAGACCGCGGTCGACCTCGGCGTCACCGAGGACGAGGCCCGCCGCCGGCTCCGTCTGGGCCTGCAGCTGCTGTCCACCGCCCACGACGCCGGCGCACCCGGGTCACCTCCCGGTTACGGGGGTGCGGCGTGAACGACGGCAGCGCGGACCACTTCGACCACGGGGGCTTCGAGGACAGGGACGAGAGGGACGACAAGGACGACAGGGACAGCAAGGGCGAGAGGACCGACGACTGGGAGAGCAGGGACGACGGGATCAGGGGCAAGGACGGGCAGCAGGAGGGTTACGGCCCGCCGGACGGTCCCGCGAACGGCGGTGACCGCGGCCAGGACCCCGACCAACCGCCGCGCATACCCATGCCCCGCGCCTCCGTCGAGGACGGCGGCCGGCTGCTGCCCGCGCCGGCGGCCCTGAGGGACCCGGCGCCGCAGCCCGCCCCGCTCGTCCTGGAGCATCCCGTGCTGAAGTCCCTCCTCGGCGCGTGGGCGCTGGCCGCCTGCTCGCCGGACGAGACGGCGGCCGTCGAGGAGCACCTGGGCGACTGCGGCAGCTGCGCCGACGAGGCTCTGCGGCTGCGCGGCGCGGTCGGCCTGCTGCACCCTCCGGAGAGCCTCGACCTGGACCCGGCCCTGCGCACCCGGGTTCTGGACGGCTGTCTCGACCGGCGCCCGCCGCGCATCCCGGTGCCCGAGTGGGCGGCTCCGTACGACGCCGAGACGGCGCGCCTCGACGCCCTGCTGCAGGACATCGGGGACGCCGAGTGGCACGCGCCCGTACGGCTGCGCTGGTTCGAGGGCGAGGGCCCGACGAGCCGTCGTACGACGGTCGCCGGGGTCATCGCCCACCTGCTCACCGTCGACGGGCTGGTCGCGGTCGCCCTCGGCCTGGACGACCCGCTGGGCGACGTCGCCGCCGAGGGCCCCAGTCCGGGGGCCCGCACCGAGGCGTACTGGCGCACCTCGCATTTCCCACCGACCCGTTCCGTCCGGGCGCCCTGGCGCGACCAGACCCACGACCTCGTGCGCACGGTGTCCTTCGCGGGCGGCAGTTCGGGCTCCGCGCGGCTGGCGGTGTCGTACGGCGAGTTCGAGCTGCCGCTGCACGACGCGATGCTGGACCGGGCCTTCGAGTGCTGGGTGCACGCGGAGGACATCGCCGAGGCGGTCGACTACCCGTACGAGCCGCCCTCAGCCCGTCATCTGCACCGCATGATCGACCTCGCGGCCCGGGTCCTGCCCACCGCGCTGGCTCAGCGCCGCCGGACCGGCCTTGCCTCGCCCACCCACGGACGCCACCTCGTCTCCGCCGGCGGACCCGGCCGCAGCCTGCGTCTGGAGATCGAGGGCTCCGGCGGCGGCGAGTGGCTGATCCCCCTC
It encodes:
- a CDS encoding sigma-70 family RNA polymerase sigma factor, with protein sequence MAKKDTPPRWDRRMQQRLARGEAAALGELYDRFASLVHGLAHRVLGDERAADGITRDVFAHVWEHPEAYDPRTGPLRSWVATLTHRLAVQRLRATETAALAQGSGGSAEDLERRVRRASVAARADYIVQSMPVPLRAALELAYFQRRDYRQTAVDLGVTEDEARRRLRLGLQLLSTAHDAGAPGSPPGYGGAA
- a CDS encoding zf-HC2 domain-containing protein produces the protein MNDGSADHFDHGGFEDRDERDDKDDRDSKGERTDDWESRDDGIRGKDGQQEGYGPPDGPANGGDRGQDPDQPPRIPMPRASVEDGGRLLPAPAALRDPAPQPAPLVLEHPVLKSLLGAWALAACSPDETAAVEEHLGDCGSCADEALRLRGAVGLLHPPESLDLDPALRTRVLDGCLDRRPPRIPVPEWAAPYDAETARLDALLQDIGDAEWHAPVRLRWFEGEGPTSRRTTVAGVIAHLLTVDGLVAVALGLDDPLGDVAAEGPSPGARTEAYWRTSHFPPTRSVRAPWRDQTHDLVRTVSFAGGSSGSARLAVSYGEFELPLHDAMLDRAFECWVHAEDIAEAVDYPYEPPSARHLHRMIDLAARVLPTALAQRRRTGLASPTHGRHLVSAGGPGRSLRLEIEGSGGGEWLIPLDSPAAVGSAEHEVAHIALDGVEFCRLAAGHVSPAEAAAGQVGDREAIKDVLFAAASLSRM